From the genome of Trichoplusia ni isolate ovarian cell line Hi5 chromosome 26, tn1, whole genome shotgun sequence, one region includes:
- the LOC113505541 gene encoding phenoloxidase-activating factor 2 isoform X1 — MWKALPLLVLATSAFCQQNNGDLDTVLSQIFGPPPPAGHTTTVVPAMDKTKIPSTIVPPINQNPSSAGEEEDLSCTMPDGQEGECVSYYLCNVNNNTVITDGVGVIDIRVRDGPCASYIDTCCLIPDKRPPDQPVKPQPKPDQPQEYNPETDTWEATDREGCGWANPDGADLRTTGEVNGETKFGEFPWMVAILKIEPVNENEPDGQKLNVYVGGGSLIHPSIVLTAAHYVAPSKALRVRAGEWDTQSTKEIYPFQDRDVASVEMHEDFNKGNLFYDIAILFLAKPMDLAPNVRVACLPPPRQRQDDGKRCFATGWGKDRFGKEGRYQVILKKIELPVVRHDTCQAALRKTRLGRFFQLHSSFMCAGGEPGKDTCKGDGGSPLSCPIEFEKDRYVQSGIVAWGIGCGEDGTPGVYVDVSNLRSWIDDKVAGKGYDPATYTY, encoded by the exons GTAGTCCCAGCGATGGACAAAACGAAAATACCGTCAACCATCGTGCCTCCTATTAACCAAAATCCCTCTTCAG CCGGTGAGGAGGAGGACCTGTCGTGTACCATGCCTGATGGCCAGGAGGGCGAGTGCGTCAGCTACTACCTCTGCAACGTCAACAATAATACCGTCATTACTGATGGTGTGGGCGTTATTGATATTCG TGTCCGCGATGGCCCCTGCGCGTCCTACATCGACACTTGCTGCCTGATCCCTGACAAGAGGCCCCCAGACCAGCCCGTTAAGCCTCAGCCGAAACCTGATCAACCCCAG gAATACAACCCAGAAACTGACACCTGGGAGGCTACGGAC CGCGAAGGTTGCGGCTGGGCAAACCCAGATGGCGCTGATCTAAGGACAACTGGAGAAGTTAACGGCGAAACGAAATTCGGTGAATTCCCCTGGATGGTCGCCATTCTAaa GATCGAACCTGTTAATGAAAATGAGCCTGACGGTCAGAAATTGAATGTGTACGTCGGCGGAGGGTCCCTCATACATCCAAGCATTGTGCTAACCGCTGCCCATTACGTAGCACCGTCTAAGGCTCTCCGAGTGAGGGCTGGGGAATGGGACACACAAAGCACTAAAGAGATATATCCCTTCCAAGATAGAGATGTGGCCAGCGTTGAGATGCACGAAGATTTTAACAAAG GTAACCTGTTCTATGACATCGCGATACTCTTCCTCGCTAAACCCATGGACCTGGCTCCCAACGTGAGGGTCGCGTGTCTCCCGCCACCACGCCAGCGCCAGGACGACGGCAAGCGGTGCTTCGCCACCGGCTGGGGTAAAGACCGCTTCGGCAAGGAGGGAAGATACCAAGTCATATTGAAGAAG ATCGAGCTACCAGTGGTACGACACGACACATGCCAGGCTGCGCTCCGTAAGACCCGTCTTGGGAGGTTCTTCCAACTCCACTCGTCCTTCATGTGCGCTGGTGGGGAACCAGGCAAGGATACCTGCAAGGGTGACGGAGGATCACCATTATCCTGTCCTATTGAA TTCGAGAAAGACAGATACGTCCAAAGCGGTATCGTAGCTTGGGGTATCGGCTGCGGAGAAGACGGTACCCCTGGGGTCTACGTAGATGTATCCAATTTGAGGAGTTGGATTGATGATAAGGTCGCCGGCAAGGGATACGACCCGGCCACTTACacttattaa
- the LOC113505541 gene encoding phenoloxidase-activating factor 2 isoform X2 yields MWKALPLLVLATSAFCQQNNGDLDTVLSQIFGPPPPAGHTTTVVPAMDKTKIPSTIVPPINQNPSSAGEEEDLSCTMPDGQEGECVSYYLCNVNNNTVITDGVGVIDIRVRDGPCASYIDTCCLIPDKRPPDQPVKPQPKPDQPQREGCGWANPDGADLRTTGEVNGETKFGEFPWMVAILKIEPVNENEPDGQKLNVYVGGGSLIHPSIVLTAAHYVAPSKALRVRAGEWDTQSTKEIYPFQDRDVASVEMHEDFNKGNLFYDIAILFLAKPMDLAPNVRVACLPPPRQRQDDGKRCFATGWGKDRFGKEGRYQVILKKIELPVVRHDTCQAALRKTRLGRFFQLHSSFMCAGGEPGKDTCKGDGGSPLSCPIEFEKDRYVQSGIVAWGIGCGEDGTPGVYVDVSNLRSWIDDKVAGKGYDPATYTY; encoded by the exons GTAGTCCCAGCGATGGACAAAACGAAAATACCGTCAACCATCGTGCCTCCTATTAACCAAAATCCCTCTTCAG CCGGTGAGGAGGAGGACCTGTCGTGTACCATGCCTGATGGCCAGGAGGGCGAGTGCGTCAGCTACTACCTCTGCAACGTCAACAATAATACCGTCATTACTGATGGTGTGGGCGTTATTGATATTCG TGTCCGCGATGGCCCCTGCGCGTCCTACATCGACACTTGCTGCCTGATCCCTGACAAGAGGCCCCCAGACCAGCCCGTTAAGCCTCAGCCGAAACCTGATCAACCCCAG CGCGAAGGTTGCGGCTGGGCAAACCCAGATGGCGCTGATCTAAGGACAACTGGAGAAGTTAACGGCGAAACGAAATTCGGTGAATTCCCCTGGATGGTCGCCATTCTAaa GATCGAACCTGTTAATGAAAATGAGCCTGACGGTCAGAAATTGAATGTGTACGTCGGCGGAGGGTCCCTCATACATCCAAGCATTGTGCTAACCGCTGCCCATTACGTAGCACCGTCTAAGGCTCTCCGAGTGAGGGCTGGGGAATGGGACACACAAAGCACTAAAGAGATATATCCCTTCCAAGATAGAGATGTGGCCAGCGTTGAGATGCACGAAGATTTTAACAAAG GTAACCTGTTCTATGACATCGCGATACTCTTCCTCGCTAAACCCATGGACCTGGCTCCCAACGTGAGGGTCGCGTGTCTCCCGCCACCACGCCAGCGCCAGGACGACGGCAAGCGGTGCTTCGCCACCGGCTGGGGTAAAGACCGCTTCGGCAAGGAGGGAAGATACCAAGTCATATTGAAGAAG ATCGAGCTACCAGTGGTACGACACGACACATGCCAGGCTGCGCTCCGTAAGACCCGTCTTGGGAGGTTCTTCCAACTCCACTCGTCCTTCATGTGCGCTGGTGGGGAACCAGGCAAGGATACCTGCAAGGGTGACGGAGGATCACCATTATCCTGTCCTATTGAA TTCGAGAAAGACAGATACGTCCAAAGCGGTATCGTAGCTTGGGGTATCGGCTGCGGAGAAGACGGTACCCCTGGGGTCTACGTAGATGTATCCAATTTGAGGAGTTGGATTGATGATAAGGTCGCCGGCAAGGGATACGACCCGGCCACTTACacttattaa
- the LOC113505541 gene encoding phenoloxidase-activating factor 2 isoform X3: MPDGQEGECVSYYLCNVNNNTVITDGVGVIDIRVRDGPCASYIDTCCLIPDKRPPDQPVKPQPKPDQPQEYNPETDTWEATDREGCGWANPDGADLRTTGEVNGETKFGEFPWMVAILKIEPVNENEPDGQKLNVYVGGGSLIHPSIVLTAAHYVAPSKALRVRAGEWDTQSTKEIYPFQDRDVASVEMHEDFNKGNLFYDIAILFLAKPMDLAPNVRVACLPPPRQRQDDGKRCFATGWGKDRFGKEGRYQVILKKIELPVVRHDTCQAALRKTRLGRFFQLHSSFMCAGGEPGKDTCKGDGGSPLSCPIEFEKDRYVQSGIVAWGIGCGEDGTPGVYVDVSNLRSWIDDKVAGKGYDPATYTY; the protein is encoded by the exons ATGCCTGATGGCCAGGAGGGCGAGTGCGTCAGCTACTACCTCTGCAACGTCAACAATAATACCGTCATTACTGATGGTGTGGGCGTTATTGATATTCG TGTCCGCGATGGCCCCTGCGCGTCCTACATCGACACTTGCTGCCTGATCCCTGACAAGAGGCCCCCAGACCAGCCCGTTAAGCCTCAGCCGAAACCTGATCAACCCCAG gAATACAACCCAGAAACTGACACCTGGGAGGCTACGGAC CGCGAAGGTTGCGGCTGGGCAAACCCAGATGGCGCTGATCTAAGGACAACTGGAGAAGTTAACGGCGAAACGAAATTCGGTGAATTCCCCTGGATGGTCGCCATTCTAaa GATCGAACCTGTTAATGAAAATGAGCCTGACGGTCAGAAATTGAATGTGTACGTCGGCGGAGGGTCCCTCATACATCCAAGCATTGTGCTAACCGCTGCCCATTACGTAGCACCGTCTAAGGCTCTCCGAGTGAGGGCTGGGGAATGGGACACACAAAGCACTAAAGAGATATATCCCTTCCAAGATAGAGATGTGGCCAGCGTTGAGATGCACGAAGATTTTAACAAAG GTAACCTGTTCTATGACATCGCGATACTCTTCCTCGCTAAACCCATGGACCTGGCTCCCAACGTGAGGGTCGCGTGTCTCCCGCCACCACGCCAGCGCCAGGACGACGGCAAGCGGTGCTTCGCCACCGGCTGGGGTAAAGACCGCTTCGGCAAGGAGGGAAGATACCAAGTCATATTGAAGAAG ATCGAGCTACCAGTGGTACGACACGACACATGCCAGGCTGCGCTCCGTAAGACCCGTCTTGGGAGGTTCTTCCAACTCCACTCGTCCTTCATGTGCGCTGGTGGGGAACCAGGCAAGGATACCTGCAAGGGTGACGGAGGATCACCATTATCCTGTCCTATTGAA TTCGAGAAAGACAGATACGTCCAAAGCGGTATCGTAGCTTGGGGTATCGGCTGCGGAGAAGACGGTACCCCTGGGGTCTACGTAGATGTATCCAATTTGAGGAGTTGGATTGATGATAAGGTCGCCGGCAAGGGATACGACCCGGCCACTTACacttattaa